One genomic window of Ctenopharyngodon idella isolate HZGC_01 chromosome 18, HZGC01, whole genome shotgun sequence includes the following:
- the prx gene encoding neuroblast differentiation-associated protein AHNAK isoform X2 yields MEDPSNTDNKNEAEKDNQLSELVEVVVETQAEVGASGYSVVGGGERGIFIKEVLKDSPAAKHLSLQKGDQLLSARVYFDNVKYEDALKILQCAEPYKVSFFLKRTVPGSEVSIRPGAQNLELRGPKAKMQRMSVKSVKPFKAKKRRGGRFGLKRLKENKKARARAELDIEGSPGRSDLSPVDVEFVFPKFKMRKDGKATADVSGHLEGAIASSKKKRKTRFPKIKASDTAADEGNVSVDVATHEGEASGAKLKVKAKGPKFGMNFPKLKKSKLDVQSSNDSFEVKDLEAKIKPPLVECDLNVPQGKAETKVPNLEVSVKGKGEGPEIKMPKMNLDVSDTKITIPKFKLPKVRLSCHSDEIDGEASKQNDTYENKMKMSKIDIKAPNVDLDLNLSKTKSTDESKDAERINTAKLDISLPKLNLDAKQKFGDDIDGSMVKEHMISLPKLDIAVPKIETSDVDIDLPTLDVSLPKMAAKNIDTEGHASTGVKSEVTKLDISLPKITSPEGEVMVEEPGAKIGKFHKPNISISLLKGKAEGKVEGHTEKGANVDISLPEGGADIEGHFGKGERFKMPSVGVSLPNVKLPEPSIDISLPKGKTEGNVEVGEPSGKGGKFKMPHLDVSLPKMKLSTGEINTEDPEVKGEKFQMPSVDISLPKGKVEAGVEVEGHSGKGEMPKIDLKMSLPEGKISESHDVSISGVDISLPKGKTHEHINLEVENGDKFQIPKFDVSLPKLKSGESDFDVKTPNTKVGKFHMPEIDISLPHKKEGRDINVEPSGKCGRVEIPNVDISLPAVKASGVEISLPKMKSSQGDISIEESDSKRFNVPSVDISFPKVTGTSDVDVKRHSGKMGKFDMPKLDISLPKIESTEGELSMEEPEFKGGKLHMPSYNISSAQVKAEGDVCLKGETKKGTKFKMPKLDINLPQMKSTGTEINIEGPEVKGEKIDVPDVDISLPQGKVKGDGTVNVSTVNVAMPSVSISLPKSTNERDKNVNSHVKKGGKFHMPKLDFSLPRIKSRPVEVNVEGPELKGSTVHTPSIDISLPKDKTEKNFDMEGHSGTDIKFEMPKIDISLPKVTAPEGEMRAEDPQIHRGKLNMPSVEISFPKGKVKGHTDLEGKTTGASKLKLPKFDISSAKMKSSEGEINIEATDIQGGKFHMPSIDISLPGGGAGGDVDVEGHAGKGGKFEMPKVDVSLPKLKPSEGEINVEGPDIKGGKFHMPSIDISLPGGGAGGDVDVEGHAGKGRKFEMPKFDVSLPKLKSSGGEIDVEGPDIKGGKFHMPSIDISLPGGGAGGDVDAEGHAGKGGKLKMPKVDVSLPKLKPSGGEIDIEGPNIKGGKFHMPSIDISLPGGGAGGGVDVEGHAGKGGKLKMPKVDVSLPTLKPSGGEIDVEGPDIKGGKFHMPSIDISLPGGGAGGDVDVEGHVGKGRKFEMPKFDVSLPKLKPSGGEIDIEGPDIKGGKFHMPSIDISLPGGGAGANVDVEGHTGKGGKFKIPKVDVSLPKLKSSGGEIDVEGPDIKGGKFHMPSIDISLPRGGAGGDVDVEGPTGKGGKLKMAKVDVSLPKLKPSGGEIDVEGPDIKGGKFQMPSIDISLPGGGAGGDVDVEGHAGKGRKFEMPKFDVSLPKLKSSGGEIDVEGPDIKGGKFHMPSIDISLPGGGTGGDVDVEGPTGKGGKLKMPKVDVSLPKLKPSGGEIDVEGPDIKGGKFQMPSIDISLPGGGAGGDVDVEGHAGKGRKFKMPKFDVSLPKLKPSGGEIDIEGPDIKGGKFHMPSIDISLPGGGAGADVDVEGHTGKGGKFKIPKVDVSLPKLKPSGGEIDIEGPDIKGGKFHMPSVDISLPEGGAGGDVDVEGHAGKGGKLKMPKFDVSLPKLKPSGGEIDIEGPDIKGGKFHMPSVDISLPGRGAGGDVDVEGHAGKGRKFEMPKFDVSLPKLKPSGGEIDIEGPDIKGGKFHMPSVDISLPGGGAGGDVDVEGHAGKGGKLKMPKFDVSLPKLKPSGGEIDIEGPDIKGGKFHMPSVDISLPGRGAGGDVDVEGHAGKGRKFEIPKFDVSLPKLKPSGGEIDIEGPDIKGGKFHMPSVDISLPGGGAGGDVDVEGHAGKGGKLKMPKFDVSLPKLKPSGGEIDIEGPDIKGGKFHMPSVDISLPGGGAGGDADVEGHAGKGGDRKV; encoded by the exons GAGATCAACTGCTAAGTGCCAGGGTGTATTTTGATAACGTGAAATATGAGGACGCATTAAAAATTCTTCAGTGTGCAGAACCCTACAAAGTGTCCTTCTTTTTGAAGAGGACTGTGCCAGGAAGTGAAGTCAGCATACGTCCAGGTGCACAAAATCTTGAGCTCAGAGGACCTAAGGCCAAGATGCAAAGAATG AGCGTCAAAAGTGTGAAACCGTTCAAAGCCAAGAAAAGGAGAGGAGGAAGATTTGGATTGAAAAGACTAAAAGAGAACAAAAAAGCAAGAGCACGGGCAGAGCTGGACATTGAGGGCTCACCAGGCAGATCAGACCTCAGTCCAGTTGATGTTGAGTTTGTGTTCCCAAAGTTCAAGATGAGGAAAGATGGGAAGGCCACTGCAGATGTATCAGGACATCTGGAGGGCGCGATCGCTAGTAgcaagaagaagaggaagaccAGATTTCCAAAAATAAAAGCCTCAGACACTGCTGCCGATGAAGGGAATGTCAGTGTAGATGTTGCAACACATGAGGGAGAGGCCTCAGGAGCAAAGCTAAAGGTCAAGGCGAAAGGTCCAAAATTTGGAATGAATTTCCCCAAAttgaaaaagtcaaaattagaTGTACAATCTTCAAATGACAGTTTCGAGGTGAAAGACTTAGAAGCCAAAATTAAGCCTCCGTTAGTAGAGTGCGATTTGAACGTGCCTCAGGGCAAAGCTGAAACTAAAGTTCCTAATCTTGAGGTTAGTGTTAAAGGAAAAGGAGAGGGTCCTGAgataaaaatgccaaaaatgaATTTGGATGTCTCAGATACAAAGATAACAATCCCAAAGTTTAAACTACCAAAGGTAAGACTTTCTTGTCATTCAGATGAAATTGATGGAGAGGCAAGTAAACAAAACGAtacatatgaaaataaaatgaaaatgtctaaGATTGACATCAAAGCACCAAATGTGGATTTGGACTTGAATCTCTCAAAAACTAAGAGCACGGATGAATCCAAAGATGCTGAAAGAATCAACACGGCCAAACTTGACATATCATTACCAAAGCTAAACCTTGATGCAAAACAAAAATTTGGAGATGACATTGATGGATCCATGGTCAAAGAGCATATGATTTCTCTCCCCAAACTTGACATTGCAGTTCCCAAGATAGAGACATCAGATGTGGACATTGATCTTCCTACATTAGATGTGTCATTACCAAAGATGGCTGCAAAAAACATTGATACTGAGGGACATGCAAGTACAGGGGTAAAATCTGAAGTGACAAAATTAGACATCTCTCTTCCAAAAATAACATCCCCTGAGGGTGAAGTCATGGTTGAAGAACCTGGAGCAAAAATTGGAAAATTTCACAAGCCAAATATCAGTATTTCATTACTAAAAGGTAAAGCAGAGGGAAAAGTGGAAGGTCATACTGAGAAAGGAGCAAATGTCGACATATCTTTGCCAGAGGGGGGTGCAGATATTGAGGGCCATTTTGGAAAAGGGGAAAGGTTTAAAATGCCTAGCGTAGGTGTCTCCCTACCTAATGTAAAATTACCTGAGCCATCAATTGATATTTCACTCCCTAAAGGAAAAACAGAGGGAAATGTTGAGGTTGGAGAACCATCTGGGAAAGGAGGCAAATTCAAAATGCCACATCTAGATGTTTCgcttccaaaaatgaaattatccACAGGTGAAATCAATACTGAGGACCCAGAGGTCAAAGGTGAGAAATTCCAAATGCCATCCGTTGATATATCATTACCAAAAGGAAAAGTAGAGGCTGGTGTTGAGGTCGAGGGTCATTCTGGAAAAGGGGAAATGCCCAAAATTGATCTGAAAATGTCATTGCCAGAGGGTAAAATTTCTGAAAGTCATGATGTAAGCATTTCTGGAGTTGATATTTCATTACCAAAAggaaaaacacatgaacacattaATCTTGAGGTTGAGAATGGAGATAAGTTTCAAATTCCTAAATTTGATGTAAGTCTACCTAAACTCAAATCAGGAGAAAGTGACTTTGATGTTAAAACACCCAATACCAAAGTTGGAAAGTTTCACATGCCAGAAATCGATATTTCATTGCCACATAAAAAAGAAGGAAGAGATATTAATGTGGAACCCTCTGGTAAATGTGGAAGGGTTGAAATACCAAATGTTGATATCTCTCTGCCTGCAGTGAAAGCTTCTGGTGTTGAGATTTCCTTGCCAAAAATGAAGTCATCACAGGGTGACATTAGTATTGAAGAGTCTGACAGCAAAAGATTCAACGTGCCATCTGTTGATATATCATTTCCAAAAGTAACAGGCACAAGTGATGTAGATGTCAAGAGACATTCTGGAAAAATGGGAAAATTTGATATGCCAAAACTGGATATTTCCTTACCCAAAATTGAATCAACTGAAGGAGAACTCAGCATGGAAGAACCTGAATTCAAAGGTGGCAAATTACATATGCCTTCCTATAATATCTCCTCAGCACAGGTTAAAGCAGAGGGTGATGTTTGTCTCAAGGGAGAAACCAAAAAGGggacaaaatttaaaatgccAAAATTGGACATTAACTTACCACAAATGAAATCAACAGGGACTGAAATCAATATTGAAGGACCTGAAGTGAAGGGTGAAAAGATAGATGTGCCAGATgttgacatttctcttccacaAGGAAAAGTAAAGGGAGATGGCACTGTTAATGTGAGTACTGTTAATGTTGCTATGCCCTCTGTTTCAATTTCATTGCCGAAATCAACAAATGAAAGAGACAAAAATGTCAATAGTCATGTCAAAAAGGGAGGAAAGTTTCACATGCCCAAATTAGATTTTTCACTTCCAAGGATTAAATCAAGACCAGTGGAAGTCAATGTTGAAGGACCTGAGTTAAAAGGAAGCACAGTTCACACACCCTCCATTGACATTTCTTTGCCTAAAGATAAAACTGAGAAAAACTTTGATATGGAAGGTCATTCTGGAACAGATATAAAGTTTGAAATGCCAAAAATTGATATTTCGCTGCCAAAAGTAACAGCCCCAGAGGGAGAAATGAGAGCTGAAGATCCTCAGATACACAGAGGAAAGTTAAATATGCCATCAGTTGAAATCTCCTTTCCAAAAGGGAAGGTGAAAGGACACACTGACCTTGAAGGCAAAACTACAGGGGCAAGTAAACTTAAGTTGCCTAAATTTGATATTAGCTCAGCTAAAATGAAGTCTTCAGAGGGGGAAATCAATATAGAAGCAACTGATATCCAAGGTGGAAAGTTTCACATGCCCTCTATAGATATCTCTCTGCCAGGAGGAGGAGCAGGAGGAGATGTAGATGTTGAAGGACATGCAGGAAAAGGAGGAAAATTTGAAATGCCTAAAGTTGATGTGTCCTTGCCCAAATTAAAACCATCAGAAGGTGAAATCAATGTTGAAGGTCCTGATATCAAAGGTGGAAAGTTTCACATGCCCTCTATAGATATCTCTCTGCCGGGTGGAGGAGCAGGAGGAGATGTAGATGTTGAAGGACATGCAGGAAAAGGAAGAAAATTTGAAATGCCCAAATTTGATGTGTCCTTGCCTAAATTAAAATCTTCAGGGGGTGAAATCGACGTTGAAGGTCCAGATATCAAAGGTGGAAAGTTTCACATGCCCTCTATAGATATCTCTCTGCCAGGAGGAGGAGCAGGAGGAGATGTAGATGCTGAAGGACATGCAGGAAAAGGAGGAAAATTGAAAATGCCTAAAGTTGATGTGTCCTTGCCTAAATTAAAACCATCAGGAGGTGAAATCGACATTGAAGGTCCCAATATCAAAGGTGGAAAGTTTCACATGCCCTCTATAGATATCTCTCTGCCAGGAGGAGGAGCAGGAGGAGGTGTAGATGTTGAAGGACATGCAGGAAAAGGAGGAAAATTGAAAATGCCTAAAGTTGATGTGTCCTTGCCTACATTAAAACCATCAGGTGGTGAAATTGATGTTGAGGGTCCCGATATCAAAGGTGGAAAGTTTCACATGCCCTCTATAGATATCTCTCTGCCAGGAGGAGGAGCAGGAGGAGATGTAGATGTTGAAGGACATGTAGGAAAAGGAAGAAAATTTGAAATGCCTAAATTTGATGTGTCCTTGCCTAAGTTAAAACCATCAGGGGGTGAAATCGACATTGAAGGTCCCGATATCAAAGGTGGAAAGTTTCACATGCCCTCTATTGATATCTCTCTGCCAGGAGGAGGAGCAGGAGCAAATGTAGATGTTGAAGGACATACAGGAAAAGGAGGAAAATTTAAAATCCCTAAAGTCGATGTGTCCTTGCCTAAATTAAAATCTTCAGGGGGTGAAATCGACGTTGAAGGTCCAGATATCAAAGGTGGAAAGTTTCACATGCCCTCTATAGATATCTCTCTGCCAAGAGGAGGAGCAGGAGGAGATGTAGATGTTGAAGGACCTACAGGAAAAGGAGGAAaattgaaaatggctaaagttGATGTGTCCTTGCCTAAATTAAAACCATCAGGTGGTGAAATTGATGTTGAGGGTCCCGATATCAAAGGTGGAAAGTTTCAAATGCCCTCTATAGATATCTCTCTGCCAGGAGGAGGAGCAGGGGGAGATGTAGATGTTGAAGGACATGCAGGAAAAGGAAGAAAATTTGAAATGCCTAAATTTGATGTGTCCTTGCCTAAATTAAAATCTTCAGGGGGTGAAATCGACGTTGAAGGTCCCGATATCAAAGGTGGAAAGTTTCACATGCCCTCTATAGATATCTCTCTGCCAGGAGGAGGAACAGGAGGAGATGTAGATGTTGAAGGACCTACAGGAAAAGGAGGAAAATTGAAAATGCCTAAAGTTGATGTGTCCTTGCCTAAATTAAAACCATCAGGTGGTGAAATTGATGTTGAGGGTCCCGATATCAAAGGTGGAAAGTTTCAAATGCCCTCTATAGATATATCTCTGCCAGGAGGAGGAGCAGGGGGAGATGTAGATGTTGAAGGACATGCAGGAAAAGGAAGAAAATTTAAAATGCCTAAATTTGATGTGTCCTTGCCTAAGTTAAAACCATCAGGGGGTGAAATCGACATTGAAGGTCCCGATATCAAAGGTGGAAAGTTTCACATGCCCTCTATTGATATCTCTCTGCCAGGAGGAGGAGCAGGAGCAGATGTAGATGTTGAAGGACATACAGGAAAAGGAGGAAAATTTAAAATCCCTAAAGTCGATGTGTCCTTGCCTAAATTAAAACCATCAGGAGGTGAAATCGACATTGAAGGTCCCGATATCAAAGGTGGAAAGTTTCACATGCCCTCTGTAGATATCTCACTGCCAGAAGGAGGAGCAGGAGGAGATGTAGATGTTGAAGGACATGCAGGAAAAGGAGGAAAATTGAAAATGCCTAAATTTGATGTGTCATTGCCTAAATTAAAACCATCAGGGGGGGAAATCGACATTGAAGGTCCCGATATCAAAGGTGGAAAGTTTCACATGCCCTCTGTAGATATCTCACTGCCAGGAAGAGGAGCAGGAGGAGATGTAGATGTTGAAGGACATGCAGGAAAAGGAAGAAAATTTGAAATGCCTAAATTTGATGTGTCCTTGCCTAAATTAAAACCATCAGGAGGTGAAATCGACATTGAAGGTCCCGATATCAAAGGTGGAAAGTTTCACATGCCCTCTGTAGATATCTCACTGCCAGGAGGAGGAGCAGGAGGAGATGTAGATGTTGAAGGACATGCAGGAAAAGGAGGAAAATTGAAAATGCCTAAATTTGATGTGTCATTGCCTAAATTAAAACCATCAGGGGGGGAAATCGACATTGAAGGTCCCGATATCAAAGGTGGAAAGTTTCACATGCCCTCTGTAGATATCTCACTGCCAGGAAGAGGAGCAGGAGGAGATGTAGATGTTGAAGGACATGCAGGAAAAGGAAGAAAATTTGAAATACCTAAATTTGATGTGTCCTTGCCTAAATTAAAACCATCAGGAGGTGAAATCGACATTGAAGGTCCCGATATCAAAGGTGGAAAGTTTCACATGCCCTCTGTAGATATCTCACTGCCAGGAGGAGGAGCAGGAGGAGATGTAGATGTTGAAGGACATGCAGGAAAAGGAGGAAAATTGAAAATGCCTAAATTTGATGTGTCCTTGCCTAAATTAAAACCATCAGGGGGGGAAATCGACATTGAAG GTCCCGATATCAAAGGTGGAAAGTTTCACATGCCCTCTGTAGATATCTCACTGCCAGGAGGAGGAGCAGGAGGAGATGCAGATGTTGAAGGACATGCAGGAAAAG